The genomic region AGAGTCTTGTATTTCCTTGGTCATCTTTTCGGAAAACTATGCTTCTTCCACTTGGTGCTTGAATGAACTTGTGAAAGTAATTCAATGCATGAAACAAGATCGAAGGATTGTGATACCTGTTTTCTACAACGTTGTTCCCTCTGATGTGCGGCATCAGAATAATTCCTTTAAGGAGGCTTTTGATAAACACCAACACAGATTGAAGGGAAATATGATGAAGGTGCAAAGTTGGAGATTTGCTTTAAAGGAAGCTTCTAATTTATCTGGATTTCATTATCCATCAAAATATCAGTAAGTTCTTCCTTTTACTACTAATTACTAAATCCACTACTCTAGTACTTAACTATATTGCCATATGCATATGCATACCtgctaagctttttattttttattttgtcataGTTATACTTGTCTTCTTTTCAATTATAGTTGTAATGTGTaatattttcttatattttttatacAACAGGGATGAATCTAAATTCattgaagaaattgtgaatgatATTTCAGAGAAATTGTCATATATTTTCTCAATAGAATCCAAATGTCTTGTTGGAATTGATGATAATTTTACAAGTATTGAATCATTATTGGAAATTGAATCCGTCAAGGTCCGAATCATAGGAATTTGGGGGATGGGAGGAATAGGTAAAACTACTATTGCTGAATTCTTATTTGACAAATATTCTTCCCAATATGAAGGCAGTTGTATGTTGAAAAATGTAAGAGAAGAATCAcaaaagtttggtgtgccttatTTATGTGAGAAACTTATTTCTGAGTTATTAGCCGGAGAAAGCCTTGTTTTGAAAGGATCATCCAAAGCAAGATCCGCTTTTATCCAGAGAAAGTTGAGTCGAAAAAAAGTTTTCATAGTGCTTGATGATATGGATACATTAGAACAGTTTGAACATCTTGCTACAAAATGGTTGGGACCAGGTAGTAGGATCATTATAACTACCAGAGACAAGCATGTCCTTAGAAAAGTTCATGGAATATATGAAGTCCAGGGCTTGAGCTTTAAAAATTCCCTTAAGCtattttgcttgaatgcttttgaCAAAGTCTATCCTGAAACTGGATATGAAGAGTTTTCTGAAATAGCAGTCAATTATGCAAATGGCGTCCCATTGGCTTTACGAGTTTTGGGTTCTTTTTTATACTCTAAAACCATAGAAGAATGGGAAAGTGCTTTGGGAAAACTCAAGATTTATCCTAATATAGACATTTTTAATGTCTTAAAATTGAGTTATGATGGGCTAGATGATTTAGAGAAGGACATATTCCTTGACATTGCATTTTTTTTCAAAGGAGAAGATAAGGATGTTGTCATATCATTTCTAGAATCCTGTGGTTTTTTTCCTGCTATTGGCATAGGCAACCTTTCACGTAAAGCTCTCATAACTATTTCAAATCGTAATACAATAGAAATGCATGATTTGATAGGGCAAATGGGTCGAGAAATAGTTCGTCAAGAATCAATTAAAGACCCAGGAAGACGTAGCCGCTTAAGTAACCATGAGGATGTCTACAATGTACTGAACAATAATAAGGTAAGAAAACCACATATTTAATTACTTTTCTTGATTGCATGTGTTAATGCAGGAAATGCGACTAACATGATAACATGTTTGGCCATTGGATTGTTTGCAGGGAACAGACTCAGTTGAAGGCATTATGTTGGACTTGTCTCAAATTAAAAGAGATCTACATTTAGATGCCGACACTTTTAAAAGGATGCCTAATATAAGGTTTCTTAAATTTTATGATTCATGGAGGCAAAAAGAATCAGCAAATGTGCACGTTTCTTCAACTTTTGATTCATTTCCAAAGGAACTAAGATACTTGGAGTGGAGTGGCTGCCCTGTGAAGTCTCTTCCGCCAAATATTTGTGCTGAGAAGCTTGTTAAGCTTTCTATGCCAGATAGCCAAGTTTCTAAACTTTGGGATGGAGTTCAGGTATACATATCTACATGTATAAGAGCATCTTTTAGCCTTCTTCTCTTAATAGAAAATTAAGTATGTTAACATGTGATGATGGTCCCCTTATTGTTATAGGATCTTGTAAATTTAAAGAAGATTAACCTTAGGGGATGCAAGCAGCTAGTGGAGCTTCCAGATTTTTCTCGTGCATCAAACCTTGAAGAAATATGCCTCATTGAATGCGTAAGGTTGTTTGAACTTCATCCATCCATTTTATCCATCCACAAGCTCGAAAATTTAAGTGTTTGGGGTTGCAAAGCACTAAAGAGTCTTAAAAGCAATATCCATTTAAAATCTCTTAAAAAACTCGATGTTCGTTGCTGCTCAAGCATGAAGGAATTTTCAGTGTCATCAGAGGAATTAATGAGCTTGAATTTCAATGGGACAATAATTGAAATGTTGCAATCATCAGTTGGCCGTCTCAGCAAACTTGTAGAGTGTGATCTGAGTAATGTGAGACTTGAAACTCTTCCAAACGAGCTGTGTCTCTTAGTATCCCTTGAGAAACTAAATCTTGAAGGATGCAAACAGTTGATTGAACTCCCTCACAATATGAAAGCCCTGTCGCGGTTACAGGATCTCAACATAACAGGTTGCTGCAGCCTTGGATCTTTACCGGAGCTTCCACCGTCTCTTATACATTTATCTGCCACAAACTGCAGATCGCTGGAGAAATTGTTCAATATAAAGACACTATTCAGTTTAAATCTAAAATCCATCTCATTTGAAAACTGCGAGAGGCTTGATGAGCATTCATTCTTAGAATATGTGCATCTTACAATGATGGGAGTAGCAATTAGAGATATATTGGCTGACATGCTGCAATACAAAATTGAACCTCATGCTGATGATGACGATACTACGTTCTTCCCTGAATCCAACAATCAGGTTTTTTATCCCGGAAGCAAGGTTCCACCATGGTTCATATATCAGACAAGAGAGGCTTCAGTAACTATTGACCTTCCTGCAGATCAACCATTGAACCAGCTAGTTGGTTTCATTCTCTGTTGTGTTGTTTATCATATTCCTTCCCATATAGAGTCTCCCACCACTAGTCGTGCTTTTTATTCAAAACGGCCTCCCAAAATCCGTTGTCAATACAGTGGTTTTGGGTATAGCAAACAGTTTGCTAAAACGAGTCGATGGAACTCAGATCATGTTTGCATATGGTTTCATGCTGCTCATAATCGTCAATGGCATGGCAACAATGCCACATTTAAATTCAAAGCTGAAACTCTATCTGAATTCAAAGTTGAAACTCGATGTGAAGATTATACGCCATGGAATAAACGTATCCCATATGTATGGAGGGTCATAGAGGAATGGGAGGTCATAGGGTGTGGGGTTTACCCAATATATGCCTCAGACATCCTAGATGTCTTTCAAAAAGTGGATCCTCAGTTCCAGTTTTTTAAAGATAGAAGCAGTTGGGAACGGAAATCTGGGATTGGGAGGACTGATCTTCAATCGGTTTACACTCTCGAGGAAGTCAAGACAAGGATGATTCACAAGATGGAAGCAGACCAAAAAAGGTTCTCATCGGTTTCCAGGATTTGTCGAATTTCTAATAACAGGACCAGGATGTCAATGGtttccttaaaaccaaaagaagtATCTCAACGCTTGAATGAAGAAGAAAACCAAGTCGATCAGAGAAACAGTTCTCCATTACCTTGGCGTTTGGTAACAAAGATGTTTAAGTGCTTGTATGGGTGCTGTTAAGTTGATgtcttttttcaataaaaaaattacttttatttattcataaaatcttttaaaaaaaataactcgaaaaaaaatattttcttagaaGTTCACCCAAATAAACACTAAACATTTCCGAAAATAGTAAGGTGAGAATGTATTCCATGCTTCATTGCTTCTTACTTAAACCGAAAAATTGTTTCCAAGAATTAGAAAAATGTCAAAGATGCAACAATGTGATCCAATGTTCACATTTGGATCATAAAAGAATGACATTAATCAAGATTCAAACTGCACTATTGGATCACCTTAGTGTATGATGTACCAAGGTGGTGGTATATCATAACTTCgtccataaataaataaatttatcttAAATAATTGAAGCAATTTTTAATGTAAGCAAGTCTAACAGGGAGTTCAATACTTGGACAGAGTAAATTACTTCTTTGATCAGTGGAAGCTTAATTAGTTTTTGGTGTGAGGAATGCTGCCAAGGTAATCTCATATTTCCATCCTCATTCTCTTTCGTTGTCTTATTCATGTCTTAATATATATTGGTCTGTAATTATGATTTATGAATGAATTTTTCCATCCTTCCAAGAAATGATCACAGTCAGAACAACTTGTATATGAGAATGTCATACTGACTAATGTGCTAATGTGGTTAAGGTTAATCTTGGTGCAGAAATCACTTCCTTGATAGGTGAAGGTCGAGAGATTACTACTTCGGTCCTCTTCTATTGCATGTTGTGATAAAAAGCTTGGAATATTCATGCTGCTTTAGATTTTGATATTGGAGTATCTAAGGGGCAAGTCCTTCCCATGGTTGTTGCTTTTGGCAATAAAGTGATTTATGCTTTTAACTTAATTCATACTTGTTTAATAAATTAAGGTAATCTTATTAATCTTTCATCAGAATTGTGTCTTTTCAATTAGTTTTGATGTTTATTAATTACTTAAGTCGATGTACATCTGATTTGTAAACTGTTGGATAGTGTTATATTTGAATGGAGAGACAGCTCTTATTCTGCAGATGCCCTTTTGAACTGTGACTCTCAGCATGTTGTTCATCTAATCCATTGAAGAGTGAAAATTGAAAGTGATACATAGAAAGTAGTAACACTATGGAAAATGTAAGTGATAAAGCCACCAACACTTGTCCGTAAGTATACATTCTTGGCTTTCATGTATCTAGTTGATATTTCTTACTACGGTCATGAAGTAGATGTTGATTCACCTAATCCAATTAAGTTTCATTATAGGGAGTTCTTGTTCTCCTGGATTTGGTTTTATGTTTGCTTCCCCGGAGACAATTCAGCTTGCCTCCATGAAGTGACATCATGATTGGTTATTTGCAAAACAAGAAGTTTGTTCAGTTGAGATAGATATTAGCTTGTAGCCTCTTCTTTAATGGATAGGGAAATGCTTCGAAAAATGGTGTGAAAATCGTTGGAACTCAGAGCATCTATGTTCACCAACCCGTGGATAGTTGGTGCTAGTAATGTTAATACTTAATAGTCAATTTATTAAGTTTTGTAGCACTAGGTGAGGTTGCCTAAAATTTGTAAGTCCATTCTGAATCTTTAAATAGTTCTGCTGCCTATAACTTTTCTTGATCCATCAAGAGCAAGTAATACTCCGTGAAGGACTCCTATCCTATTGCATATTTTCCCCATCTTCAGCTGTACACAACAGTGTTTGATATATAACTACTTGTTTAATCCAACCAAGAAAGAATATATGATGTGTTGTGACTAATGAGAACCCTATTATAGAGAGATTGAATTTAACATTATACCATGCTCATTAGCTGTACAGAATATTATTCATATTTGCTCTTAGTTATTTTTTCCCCTCCTTTTTATTTGAGGGTGGGGAGGTATATACCATAAGGATAATAACAAGAAAAAGATgcaataaagaaaaacaaaaggatGGTAAGGAAGATTCTGACAAGTATTATCTATGTACAAACATATGCTGATGTTTGATcctccaacgctccatcatcaaCACTGTACAGGATTTTTGCGCCACAGCCAGGGCCATCCAATGAACCGACGGCCTCTTCGTCAACCAGCACTGCTTTTACATTGTCAACATCCACCTTGTTTGGAATCTGAGGATAAGGCAATCAAAATTCAGAAAAGACacatttatattaataaaaatgaaaacagaataaaATCTGACACTAAAATATATAGAATGTACCTCGAACATTGCTTCAGTAAGAACATTTTCTAACAAGGCTCTTAAACCACGGGCACCAGTGTTCTTTGCCATGGCTTTCTTAGCAATCAATCTCAGAGCAGTATCAGTGAAATGTAAATTGACCTGAAACATTGGATCAGACATGCCAACAATATTGAACAACCCAATGAGGTATGTTGGAGAAGAATTTAAGCACAATAAGAATCGGGATAAAACATGAATGGGGAAAAGACTAACAGCTTACATTGTTCATTTCGAACATCTTTCTGTATTGTTTAACAAGGGCATTTTTAGGTTCAACAAGGACCTGTGTTTCATAAAAAGTTTTGTGAGAAGCAGTGGAATTCACAAAGCTGATAGAGGGCTACGTGTATTCACATATTTTATAAGAATCAACGATGAAGTATTTGCCTCATATTTTAAGGGCTACTAGATGTATTCACATTCATATTTAAATATAATGAAAAAATGGACTCCAAAGCAGAAATTGGACATGCATTTGCCATAGACATTCTAGATACCTGAAAAAGTTGTTCCTCGTTCAAAGCAGACAAACCAGATAGAATTGGGAAACGCCCCACAAATTCAGGAATGAGGCCATATGCAATCAAATCACCACTTTCTACCTGAAAGCCCAAATATTACTGCATTATCTACATAAATTTATGCTAGTACCCAGCGAAGTAACAAacacaaaaaatgaaaaaaaatgcatGGCCAAAATACAATATTTAAGTATAAGATCTCACCTTCTCAAGAAGTGACGATGTGACTAGAGCATCAGTGAATCCAGAAGTCCTCATGTTTGCACAAACTGGTGCTCCAAACCCAATGGATGAGTTTTGCTGCCTGGAAAGGGGAACGACTTCAACTGAAATTCCCAATCACAATCTACAGGGATGCATGCCACATAGTAGCAGAATATGGCCTCACCTTTCAGAGATAGTTTTCTCCAAATTAACAAAGGCCCCTCCACATATAAAAAGAATATTCTTTGTATCAATCTGAAAAACATCATGCAAGGTTATCGGATACACGAGAAAACAGAAAGTCTGCGATTTCAAACTCTTCAATTCTATATTAATTTTCTTTTGAAACAAACTCTCTTATCTTCTCATGACAAGAATATCCTCAATTCTAAATTTCAACCATTAGTGGTACTTTCTCTTATCTATGTCAATAATGAATAAATGTAAATTCTGTTTGTGTGAACACACCAGAATGTTATCACCAGCATGATGCTTGCTAGCTCCTTTATCAGGTACACTCACTACCTgaaaggaaaagatagaaaatacaagaatataatatataaatagaaGATCACAAGCATACTTCAAAGTTTTAAAATCATTAAATTATATGGATGCAagtctattttattttctaaatactTCCCCTGCAGTCGACTAATGCTTATGCAAATGTGTACAATGGTTTCATCCAATTGCTAATCATTTTCTAGGGCTACCTAGATCTGATGCAATGTTACTCCAAACAATGTTTCTTTATTGACAATGTAAAACACAATGACATGAAATCATATGCAATCTGCANNNNNNNNNNNNNNNNNNNNNNNNNNNNNNNNNNNNNNNNNNNNNNNNNNNNNNNNNNNNNNNNNNNNNNNNNNNNNNNNNNNNNNNNNTTTACGAGGAAAAATAAAGGTTCCATACTGCTGGATTATTCACAACGAATAAAGGTTTCACACTGCTGGACTATGTCACAACGATTCAACAAACTTTTATATTGATTACCAACTGCCAAATTTCTGGGTTGGGACTTGGGTCTGCTATGTAAAGATTTATAAAAAAGCACAGGATAgacaaaatggaagaaataaagtAGTTATCAAAAGCCAAAAGGGAGTCTTAATATAAAATTTACCCACAGTGCTTTCCAGCATTTTTAGCAAGGCCTGCTGCACACCCTCTCCAGATACATCTCTTCCAATATTTCTACTCTCAGCCTGACAAACTAGCCAAAATCAATATTTTATGCAATTACAGAAAAatattaaatcaaaattttatagAAGTAGGAAACCTTCTTAGTGATCTTATCAACTTCATCAACATAGACAATTCCCCGCTGAGCTAATTCCACATCAAAATCCGCTTCCTAAAAAGAGTCCATCAAGAAAAGTTTCAGAAAAGTTGAAAAATCTGTATCTACCACTAAGACTGTGAATGAAAAAGACAATAATCTATATAGAGCAAACAGTAGGTGAATAGAGAGTTCAAGGACATACCTCAAGAAGCCTATATAATATTGATTCAACATCTTCTCCCACATAACCCGcctgaaaaagaaaatgcatttATCAGTAAAACAAAGTCCATAAAACAAATGATACAGAACACATACACAAGAAGATATTGTGGGACCTGCCTGAGTCAGTGTTGTTGCATCTGCTATGGCAAATGGTACGTTCACAGCACGTGCCAGTGTTTTCGCAAGCAACGTCTTGCCTACAATTCCCAGCAAAAGTGGCAACTGAGTCTCACTACAATCCATTATTACAAATTACAGAGAAACACACACTCTCTTTCTATTCTGGAAGGGTAATGATGTAGTGAAATAGCAATGTGATACCTGAGCCTGTTGGACCAATAAGCATGACATTGCTTTTCTCTGGTTCAACCACATCATCTCCATCTTCTGATTGGTTGAGGGAAGCAAGATGAATCCTGCTGTAGTGGTTGTAAACAGCCACCGAAAGAACCTTTGAGTTGAGAATAAAAACTACATTAATATATATCAGGGTAAAAagggggaaaaaaaagaaaaataaccaaGAAGAGAATTCATGAACCTATATATTACACAATTATGTCGATTTACTTAATACAGACAACTATTCCAATGATTACCCTATACATGACGATAACTCccatataataaataaaacaatGGATGGAGTTGAAAATCTTATCGTTTATTTCAAAACATTAGTGTCATGCAGAGAGAATCTAAGACATAAGAATTTCATAAATATATGCAATCATGAATATAGTACATATTCCAAAGCAAAATTCAAGCATTTATGCATCATAGGCAGCCAATGAATAAAGTGAAGCTACATTGCCAAAAACAGGTTGCTGCAAATAAATGGCAATACAAATGCAGCTTATGAGTGGTTTGATAAAAGCAAATCATGGGATAAGTGTTATTTCAGCACACACTACTCCGGCAAACATTTTCCAGAAAATTTTCTTGCTATGAAGCATTTTCCTAATGACTAATCACTACACTCGAACTAGTATTATCCCTACTACCAGTATATGAAAGAATAGCTTCATatcaaaaactaaataaattaaacaaaaatactatttgtacactaaaattagccactaaaatcagctaccaatgtatttgtgtataaatacatatgcggtttaatttattttcaatatgtatttgtatttcaacatgtattttatactggtagctaaacatgtattttatactggtagcTAACTTtgatggctgattttggtgtacatgtAGCATTACCcttaattaaatttgaaatcaaataaaatgaaatgaaaagctGAAGGTTGCAACCTTTTTCGCTTTCTCCTGGCCAACAACATAGCGATTGAGTGCTTCAAATATCTGCTTCGGCGTTGGCAAATCACTCTTCTTCTTCGCCGAatcgtgagaagaagaagaagcagctagaGCACGATGACGATTACAATCATGATCATGAACCGGAGGTCTCAGAGGAGCGTTAACCCGACCGATTTCGAAGAACTCGCCGTGGAGAGGTGAGAGCTTGACGGGCCTGAAATAGAAGGCGGTCCTGCAAGACGGGCAAAGGTTGAGGGCCTGGTATAGGCCCGGGGGTGCCGCATGGGCCGAGATGGAGAGTGGTCTGTTGGAGAAGACAACTGTGATAGGCTTTGAGCAGCGCGGGCAGTTCGCCTCAGTTCTTATGTGGTCGTAACGGTCATCGTTTCCGGACCACCACctccttcctcctcctcctcctcctcctccctctGATTTGTGCCGTACACAGCAGAACTTGGGGGCTCTGTGATCGAGGGTTTTGTAACCGCCACTAACAGAATTCCAAGAGTGACGATGAAGTGATAGGAGGCGAGGAATCAGTCTCATCGTGATGGTTG from Arachis ipaensis cultivar K30076 chromosome B02, Araip1.1, whole genome shotgun sequence harbors:
- the LOC107626073 gene encoding disease resistance protein RML1B-like isoform X3; amino-acid sequence: MASSSSSSFLLDAPRIKHDVFISFRGEDIRTSFLSHLRKELHRYHIDFFVDDEKLHPGDDISSTLIQAIEESCISLVIFSENYASSTWCLNELVKVIQCMKQDRRIVIPVFYNVVPSDVRHQNNSFKEAFDKHQHRLKGNMMKVQSWRFALKEASNLSGFHYPSKYQDESKFIEEIVNDISEKLSYIFSIESKCLVGIDDNFTSIESLLEIESVKVRIIGIWGMGGIGKTTIAEFLFDKYSSQYEGSCMLKNVREESQKFGVPYLCEKLISELLAGESLVLKGSSKARSAFIQRKLSRKKVFIVLDDMDTLEQFEHLATKWLGPGSRIIITTRDKHVLRKVHGIYEVQGLSFKNSLKLFCLNAFDKVYPETGYEEFSEIAVNYANGVPLALRVLGSFLYSKTIEEWESALGKLKIYPNIDIFNVLKLSYDGLDDLEKDIFLDIAFFFKGEDKDVVISFLESCGFFPAIGIGNLSRKALITISNRNTIEMHDLIGQMGREIVRQESIKDPGRRSRLSNHEDVYNVLNNNKGTDSVEGIMLDLSQIKRDLHLDADTFKRMPNIRFLKFYDSWRQKESANVHVSSTFDSFPKELRYLEWSGCPVKSLPPNICAEKLVKLSMPDSQVSKLWDGVQDLVNLKKINLRGCKQLVELPDFSRASNLEEICLIECVRLFELHPSILSIHKLENLSVWGCKALKSLKSNIHLKSLKKLDVRCCSSMKEFSVSSEELMSLNFNGTIIEMLQSSVGRLSKLVECDLSNVRLETLPNELCLLVSLEKLNLEGCKQLIELPHNMKALSRLQDLNITGCCSLGSLPELPPSLIHLSATNCRSLEKLFNIKTLFSLNLKSISFENCERLDEHSFLEYVHLTMMGVAIRDILADMLQYKIEPHADDDDTTFFPESNNQVFYPGSKVPPWFIYQTREASVTIDLPADQPLNQLVGFILCCVVYHIPSHIESPTTSRAFYSKRPPKIRCQYSGFGYSKQFAKTSRWNSDHVCIWFHAAHNRQWHGNNATFKFKAETLSEFKVETRCEDYTPWNKRIPYVWRVIEEWEVIGCGVYPIYASDILDVFQKVDPQFQFFKDRSSWERKSGIGRTDLQSVYTLEEVKTRMIHKMEADQKRFSSVSRICRISNNRTRMSMVSLKPKEVSQRLNEEENQVDQRNSSPLPWRLSKLLL
- the LOC107626073 gene encoding disease resistance protein RML1B-like isoform X2 — its product is MASSSSSLLDAPRIKHDVFISFRGEDIRTSFLSHLRKELHHNHIDFFVDDEKLHPGDDISSTLIQAIEESSISLVIFSENYASSTWCLNELVKVIQCMKQDQRIVIPVFYNVVPSDVRHQNNSFKEAFDKHRHRLKGNMRKVQSWRFALMEASSLSGFHYPSKYQDESKFIEEIVNDISEKLSYIFSIESKCLVGIDDNFTSIESLLEIESVKVRIIGIWGMGGIGKTTIAEFLFDKYSSQYEGSCMLKNVREESQKFGVPYLCEKLISELLAGESLVLKGSSKARSAFIQRKLSRKKVFIVLDDMDTLEQFEHLATKWLGPGSRIIITTRDKHVLRKVHGIYEVQGLSFKNSLKLFCLNAFDKVYPETGYEEFSEIAVNYANGVPLALRVLGSFLYSKTIEEWESALGKLKIYPNIDIFNVLKLSYDGLDDLEKDIFLDIAFFFKGEDKDVVISFLESCGFFPAIGIGNLSRKALITISNRNTIEMHDLIGQMGREIVRQESIKDPGRRSRLSNHEDVYNVLNNNKGTDSVEGIMLDLSQIKRDLHLDADTFKRMPNIRFLKFYDSWRQKESANVHVSSTFDSFPKELRYLEWSGCPVKSLPPNICAEKLVKLSMPDSQVSKLWDGVQDLVNLKKINLRGCKQLVELPDFSRASNLEEICLIECVRLFELHPSILSIHKLENLSVWGCKALKSLKSNIHLKSLKKLDVRCCSSMKEFSVSSEELMSLNFNGTIIEMLQSSVGRLSKLVECDLSNVRLETLPNELCLLVSLEKLNLEGCKQLIELPHNMKALSRLQDLNITGCCSLGSLPELPPSLIHLSATNCRSLEKLFNIKTLFSLNLKSISFENCERLDEHSFLEYVHLTMMGVAIRDILADMLQYKIEPHADDDDTTFFPESNNQVFYPGSKVPPWFIYQTREASVTIDLPADQPLNQLVGFILCCVVYHIPSHIESPTTSRAFYSKRPPKIRCQYSGFGYSKQFAKTSRWNSDHVCIWFHAAHNRQWHGNNATFKFKAETLSEFKVETRCEDYTPWNKRIPYVWRVIEEWEVIGCGVYPIYASDILDVFQKVDPQFQFFKDRSSWERKSGIGRTDLQSVYTLEEVKTRMIHKMEADQKRFSSVSRICRISNNRTRMSMVSLKPKEVSQRLNEEENQVDQRNSSPLPWRLVTKMFKCLYGCC
- the LOC107626073 gene encoding disease resistance protein RML1B-like isoform X1, yielding MASSSSSSFLLDAPRIKHDVFISFRGEDIRTSFLSHLRKELHRYHIDFFVDDEKLHPGDDISSTLIQAIEESCISLVIFSENYASSTWCLNELVKVIQCMKQDRRIVIPVFYNVVPSDVRHQNNSFKEAFDKHQHRLKGNMMKVQSWRFALKEASNLSGFHYPSKYQDESKFIEEIVNDISEKLSYIFSIESKCLVGIDDNFTSIESLLEIESVKVRIIGIWGMGGIGKTTIAEFLFDKYSSQYEGSCMLKNVREESQKFGVPYLCEKLISELLAGESLVLKGSSKARSAFIQRKLSRKKVFIVLDDMDTLEQFEHLATKWLGPGSRIIITTRDKHVLRKVHGIYEVQGLSFKNSLKLFCLNAFDKVYPETGYEEFSEIAVNYANGVPLALRVLGSFLYSKTIEEWESALGKLKIYPNIDIFNVLKLSYDGLDDLEKDIFLDIAFFFKGEDKDVVISFLESCGFFPAIGIGNLSRKALITISNRNTIEMHDLIGQMGREIVRQESIKDPGRRSRLSNHEDVYNVLNNNKGTDSVEGIMLDLSQIKRDLHLDADTFKRMPNIRFLKFYDSWRQKESANVHVSSTFDSFPKELRYLEWSGCPVKSLPPNICAEKLVKLSMPDSQVSKLWDGVQDLVNLKKINLRGCKQLVELPDFSRASNLEEICLIECVRLFELHPSILSIHKLENLSVWGCKALKSLKSNIHLKSLKKLDVRCCSSMKEFSVSSEELMSLNFNGTIIEMLQSSVGRLSKLVECDLSNVRLETLPNELCLLVSLEKLNLEGCKQLIELPHNMKALSRLQDLNITGCCSLGSLPELPPSLIHLSATNCRSLEKLFNIKTLFSLNLKSISFENCERLDEHSFLEYVHLTMMGVAIRDILADMLQYKIEPHADDDDTTFFPESNNQVFYPGSKVPPWFIYQTREASVTIDLPADQPLNQLVGFILCCVVYHIPSHIESPTTSRAFYSKRPPKIRCQYSGFGYSKQFAKTSRWNSDHVCIWFHAAHNRQWHGNNATFKFKAETLSEFKVETRCEDYTPWNKRIPYVWRVIEEWEVIGCGVYPIYASDILDVFQKVDPQFQFFKDRSSWERKSGIGRTDLQSVYTLEEVKTRMIHKMEADQKRFSSVSRICRISNNRTRMSMVSLKPKEVSQRLNEEENQVDQRNSSPLPWRLVTKMFKCLYGCC